The Argiope bruennichi chromosome 9, qqArgBrue1.1, whole genome shotgun sequence genome contains a region encoding:
- the LOC129985064 gene encoding uncharacterized protein LOC129985064 — protein MVSPFLVEKAISESLGDVPSVRKLRSGDLLVQVNTRKQAQTILKIDNLGSIPVTVSAHNTLNFSRGVISCGELFHTPIEEITQKLRSQGVTNVRRITIRKDGQLLDTKHLVLTFHATRIPDSIKAGYMKLAVRHYIPNPLRCFGCQRFGHSKASCRGTLTCARCAEAGHDSSACTAVEKCKNCKGSHASFSRICPTWKFEKEVISEKVTKQITYAEAKRNVKARLPAPEISYASAVQKTVQTKSTEIVPVVLPSVSVVFQASYIPSETCPKSAEAFINLPSNNTAKETSLSKSGVPDCTADPADFSNFKTVQNRKKLKQGSNINRNYLSKTVGKTLKSYKTVHSAAASKLNSDNNHSSKFWKTSPKQFSNTISKKVNLSSNSPKNKIIVTDEDTSHVHNYPASKKAEDLATDEEMSTSSAPEDILEYNISEELEETSSDVSTPSLPPPKATKQKLKYIIPTKYKNV, from the exons ATGG TCTCTCCATTTTTAGTAGAAAAGGCTATCTCTGAATCTCTTGGGGATGTTCCCTCAGTACGGAAACTtcgttctggtgacttgcttgttCAGGTCAATACACGAAAGCAAGCCCAGACTATATTGAAAATAGATAATCTTGGTTCTATTCCCGTTACCGTCAGTGCACATAATACACTTAACTTTTCCAGGGGAGTTATTTCGTGTGGTGAATTGTTTCACACACCAATTGAGGAAATCACACAAAAGCTTAGAAGTCAAGGAGTAACTAATGTCCGACGTATTACTATACGAAAAGATGGACAACTTCTTGACACTAAACATCTAGTGCTCACATTTCATGCCACCAGAATACCAGATTCTATAAAAGCGGGTTACATGAAATTGGCCGTCCGGCATTATATTCCGAATCCCTTACGGTGTTTTGGATGCCAGCGATTCGGCCATTCGAAAGCTTCCTGCCGCGGGACACTTACTTGTGCCCGTTGTGCTGAAGCAGGCCATGATAGTTCTGCTTGTACTGCGGTTGAAAAGTGCAAAAATTGCAAAGGTTCTCATGCTTCCTTTTCTCGTATATGCCCCACttggaaatttgaaaaggaaGTCATTTCAGAAAAAGTTACGAAACAAATAACGTACGCAGAAGCAAAGCGAAATGTCAAGGCCCGTTTACCGGCACCTGAAATAAGTTATGCAAGCGCGGTGCAAAAAACGGTTCAAACAAAAAGCACTGAAATTGTCCCTGTGGTCTTGCCTTCTGTTTCCGTCGTATTCCAAGCATCATATATACCTTCTGAAACTTGTCCTAAATCTGCTGAAGCCTTTATAAATTTGCCTTCAAATAATACTGCTAAAGAAACAAGTTTATCTAAATCTGGTGTTCCAGATTGTACTGCTGATCCAGCAGACTTCTCTAATTTTAAGACTgttcaaaataggaaaaaactTAAACAAGGTTCTAACATTAATAGGAATTATTTGTCCAAAACTGTGGGCAAAACCTTGAAATCTTATAAAACTGTTCATAGTGCAGCAGCATCCAAACTAAATTCAGATAATAATCACAGTTCTAAGTTTTGGAAAACCTCACCCAAACAATTTTCAAACACCATTTCGAAAAAGGTCAACCTTTCCTCTAattctccaaaaaataaaatcatagttACTGATGAAGATACCTCTCATGTTCATAACTATCCTGCATCTAAGAAAGCGGAAGATTTGGCAACGGATGAGGAAATGAGTACTTCGAGTGCTCCGGAGGACATTCTGGAATACAACATTAGTGAGGAGCTAGAGGAGACATCTTCAGATGTTAGTACACCCTCTCTCCCTCCTCCTAAAGCAACAAAACAaaagcttaaatatattattccaacgAAGTACAAAAATGTATAA